A single region of the Rhizobium grahamii genome encodes:
- a CDS encoding ABC transporter permease, with amino-acid sequence MQSIQSNALEPTKVDLKGLSKTARIQRLLPVYGLVILTALLIVLFSVLLPDTFPTVLNVRSIIANKTIIAILSLAAMIPMACGRIDLTIGYGIVLWHILAISLQTMFGLPWPVAVLIVLMLGAAVGLLNGLLVEVAKIDSFIATLGTGTVIYAIALWHTGGRQMIGVLPDGFYALNGTMLFGLPITGYYVLVLALVMWVVLEYLPIGRYIYAIGASPKAAALNGIPVRHYVIGAFIASGTLSAVAGVLLASRLRIGQASVGLEYLLPALVGAFLGSTTIKPGRVNVWGTMIGVIILAVGIAGIQQFGGSFFVEPLFNGVTLLVAIGIAGYAQRRRSVAGLLRPRSEQPAETKQK; translated from the coding sequence ATGCAATCCATCCAATCAAATGCGCTCGAACCCACGAAGGTCGATCTCAAGGGGCTGAGTAAGACGGCGAGAATTCAGCGCCTTTTGCCGGTCTACGGATTGGTGATCCTGACGGCATTGCTGATCGTTCTCTTCTCTGTTCTGCTGCCCGATACGTTTCCGACGGTCTTGAACGTGCGGTCGATAATCGCGAACAAGACGATCATCGCCATCCTTTCGCTTGCCGCCATGATACCGATGGCCTGCGGCCGCATCGACCTCACGATCGGCTACGGCATCGTGCTCTGGCACATCCTCGCAATCAGTCTCCAGACCATGTTCGGTCTGCCCTGGCCAGTTGCCGTGTTGATCGTGCTTATGCTTGGTGCCGCAGTTGGCCTGCTCAACGGCTTGCTGGTTGAGGTTGCGAAGATCGACAGTTTTATCGCCACGCTGGGCACTGGAACGGTCATCTATGCCATCGCGCTCTGGCACACCGGAGGGCGCCAGATGATCGGTGTCCTGCCTGATGGCTTCTATGCATTGAATGGTACGATGCTTTTTGGCCTTCCGATCACGGGCTATTACGTCCTCGTGCTCGCACTCGTCATGTGGGTGGTTCTCGAATACCTGCCCATCGGTCGCTACATCTATGCGATCGGGGCGAGCCCGAAAGCTGCGGCTCTGAATGGCATCCCGGTGCGCCACTATGTGATCGGCGCGTTTATCGCCTCGGGAACACTCTCGGCGGTCGCCGGCGTTCTGCTTGCCTCGCGCCTGCGGATCGGTCAGGCAAGCGTGGGGCTGGAGTACCTGCTGCCTGCCCTGGTCGGCGCGTTCCTCGGTTCGACGACAATCAAGCCCGGCCGCGTCAATGTTTGGGGAACGATGATCGGGGTCATCATCCTCGCTGTCGGCATCGCCGGTATCCAGCAGTTCGGCGGTTCGTTCTTTGTCGAGCCGCTCTTCAACGGCGTGACCCTGCTCGTGGCCATCGGCATCGCCGGATATGCGCAACGACGCCGCAGCGTGGCGGGATTGCTGCGTCCAAGGTCCGAGCAACCTGCCGAAACCAAGCAGAAATAG
- a CDS encoding sugar ABC transporter ATP-binding protein, with translation MGERRVLLEFRGVSKDFGGTKALTDVSLNLQRGEILALLGENGAGKSTLIKTLAGIYKPDGGEILLRGQPYNHRPPKPNERQPVAFIHQDLGLIEWMTVGENVGLAQGFSRRGGLIDWAATERRTAEALKLVGCDFDPSTRVQSLTRTEKSLVAIARALAVEADILVLDEPTASLPADEVERLFAAIRPLKERGVAMIYVSHRLDEIFRIADRVAVLRDGRLVGQTAVSDTNSDELIRMIVGRKADQLFAKAESTPGRTLVSVDSLICEGAGPISFEMREGELLGLVGLRGAGQELVGRALFGCVPSEGRVEVRGVAPDLSSPVKAIASGIGLIARDRTEESVAMSLSIRENTFMNPGASGRRLFKFLSPSNEARQTAEIGEKVGLRPNDQSLAIEALSGGNQQKVVVGRWLATGRKLLIAEDPTAGVDVGAKADIYRLIAAAVEAGLAVLVISTDFEEIAHICHRALVFSRGQIVRELSGASLTTSAVIAAASASEAA, from the coding sequence ATGGGCGAAAGGCGGGTTCTGTTGGAATTCCGGGGCGTGTCGAAGGATTTCGGCGGTACGAAGGCGCTCACGGACGTGAGTCTGAATCTTCAGCGCGGTGAAATCCTGGCGCTCCTCGGGGAAAACGGCGCGGGGAAGTCCACCCTCATCAAGACCTTGGCCGGCATATACAAGCCTGACGGAGGGGAGATCCTTCTGAGAGGCCAGCCGTACAATCATCGGCCTCCGAAGCCGAATGAGCGGCAGCCCGTAGCGTTTATTCATCAGGATCTCGGCCTCATCGAGTGGATGACGGTTGGCGAGAACGTCGGATTGGCTCAGGGCTTTTCGCGGCGCGGCGGGCTGATCGATTGGGCGGCAACGGAGCGTCGTACGGCGGAAGCCTTGAAACTGGTTGGCTGCGATTTTGACCCGTCGACACGGGTCCAGAGCCTTACACGCACCGAGAAATCCCTTGTCGCGATCGCCAGAGCTCTCGCCGTCGAGGCCGATATCCTGGTGCTGGACGAGCCCACGGCAAGCCTCCCGGCCGATGAAGTCGAACGGCTGTTCGCAGCCATCCGCCCACTGAAGGAACGCGGCGTGGCGATGATCTACGTCTCGCATCGTCTGGACGAAATCTTTCGGATCGCGGATCGGGTCGCGGTCTTGCGCGATGGAAGGCTGGTGGGCCAGACCGCCGTGAGCGATACGAACTCGGACGAGCTCATTCGGATGATCGTCGGCCGAAAGGCCGATCAGCTTTTTGCCAAGGCTGAGAGCACGCCCGGTCGAACGCTGGTGTCGGTAGACTCTCTGATCTGCGAGGGCGCAGGGCCGATCTCCTTCGAGATGCGCGAGGGCGAGCTTCTCGGTCTGGTCGGCTTGCGCGGCGCAGGTCAGGAACTGGTCGGTCGCGCGCTGTTCGGCTGTGTGCCATCCGAAGGGCGGGTTGAGGTTCGCGGAGTAGCGCCGGACCTTTCGAGCCCAGTCAAAGCCATTGCATCTGGGATCGGCCTCATCGCACGCGACCGCACGGAGGAATCCGTCGCCATGTCGTTGTCGATCCGAGAAAACACCTTCATGAATCCGGGTGCGTCTGGCAGGCGTCTTTTCAAATTCCTCTCGCCGTCGAACGAAGCGCGACAAACGGCCGAGATCGGTGAGAAAGTCGGGTTGCGGCCGAACGACCAGTCCCTCGCCATCGAAGCGCTCTCGGGCGGCAATCAGCAGAAGGTCGTGGTCGGCCGGTGGCTCGCGACCGGACGAAAGCTCCTGATCGCCGAAGACCCGACCGCAGGCGTCGATGTCGGCGCCAAGGCGGACATCTATCGGCTGATTGCCGCAGCTGTCGAAGCGGGGCTCGCAGTTCTGGTGATCTCAACCGATTTTGAGGAGATCGCGCATATCTGCCATCGCGCGCTCGTATTTTCGCGCGGACAGATCGTTCGCGAACTCTCCGGCGCCAGCCTGACAACGTCCGCAGTGATCGCTGCGGCCTCCGCCTCCGAAGCGGCCTGA
- a CDS encoding L-idonate 5-dehydrogenase, translating to MKSIVVHAAHDIRIEDRPEEEPGPGEVKLRLAMGGICGSDLHYYHNGGFGAVRLKQPMILGHEVSAIVEKLGPDVTGLSVGQLVAVSPSRPCRECRYCQDGLHNQCLNMRFYGSAMPFPHIQGAFRQSLVADAIQCVPADGLSAAEAAMAEPLAVTLHATRRAGSLVGKRVLVTGCGPIGALAILCARRAGAAEIVAVDLSSFTLSIAKTVGADRVINSAETPDALGEYSADKGTFDVLYECSGAAAALTAGIAALRPRGIIVQLGLGGDMSLPMGAITAKELELRGSFRFHEEFAIGVDLMRKGLIDVKPLMTHTLGLNETLAAFQTASDRTKAMKVHIDFS from the coding sequence ATGAAATCGATAGTCGTTCACGCGGCGCACGACATCCGCATAGAAGACCGCCCTGAAGAGGAGCCCGGCCCCGGCGAGGTAAAGCTGAGGCTCGCAATGGGTGGCATTTGCGGCAGCGACCTGCACTACTACCACAATGGCGGGTTCGGTGCCGTCAGGCTCAAGCAGCCAATGATCCTCGGTCATGAAGTATCGGCGATCGTCGAGAAGCTTGGGCCTGATGTCACGGGCTTGAGCGTTGGCCAGTTGGTCGCCGTTTCACCATCCAGGCCGTGTCGCGAATGCCGTTACTGCCAAGACGGCCTGCACAATCAATGCCTGAACATGCGGTTCTATGGCAGCGCAATGCCGTTTCCGCACATCCAGGGCGCCTTTCGCCAATCGCTTGTCGCAGACGCGATCCAGTGCGTTCCGGCGGACGGTCTCTCTGCTGCGGAGGCGGCCATGGCCGAACCCTTGGCCGTGACACTCCACGCAACACGCCGCGCCGGCAGCCTGGTGGGAAAGCGCGTCCTAGTGACTGGCTGCGGCCCCATCGGGGCGCTGGCGATCTTATGTGCGCGGCGCGCAGGCGCAGCCGAGATTGTCGCCGTCGACCTTTCATCATTTACGCTGTCGATCGCCAAGACCGTCGGAGCCGACCGCGTCATCAACTCGGCTGAAACGCCGGATGCCTTGGGCGAGTACTCCGCCGACAAGGGAACGTTCGACGTGCTCTACGAATGCTCGGGAGCAGCAGCAGCGCTGACGGCTGGCATCGCGGCGCTGCGGCCCCGCGGCATCATCGTTCAGCTTGGGCTGGGCGGAGACATGAGCCTTCCGATGGGGGCAATTACTGCCAAGGAACTCGAGCTCCGCGGCTCGTTCCGCTTCCATGAGGAGTTTGCGATCGGTGTCGATCTGATGCGGAAGGGGCTGATCGACGTCAAGCCTCTCATGACGCACACGCTAGGCCTGAACGAGACCTTGGCGGCCTTCCAAACCGCGTCGGACCGGACGAAGGCCATGAAGGTTCACATCGACTTTTCCTAG
- a CDS encoding ABC transporter substrate-binding protein: MKRRHFLNTTVAVVTLMIAGPAFADAMADAKAVVEKYATKVDKWDGPTTGPKAAETKKIVVVAADMKNGGILGVANAVQEAAAAIGWTVTVLDSAGSIEGRTAAFSQALTLKPDGIIIAGFDAVEQKPSMEQAKKDNIPMVSWHAAPAVGPVPDVGVFANVTTDAMEVSKSAADYAYVDAGGKPGVIIFTDSTYSIAIAKADRMKEEIEKLGGTVLEYVDTPIAETSQRMPQLTTTLLQKYGQKWTHSLAINDIYFDFMGPSLSAAGIAGDGAPKSVAAGDGSEGAYQRIRAKQYQAVTVAEPLSLQGWQLVDELNRAFAGEKWSGYVSPLHVVTASNVEFDGGPKNTFDPDNGYRDAYKKIWGK, encoded by the coding sequence GTGAAACGCAGGCATTTCTTGAACACAACTGTAGCTGTCGTCACCTTGATGATCGCAGGTCCGGCATTCGCCGATGCCATGGCGGATGCAAAGGCGGTCGTCGAGAAGTATGCGACCAAGGTCGACAAGTGGGATGGCCCGACCACCGGTCCAAAGGCCGCTGAGACAAAGAAGATCGTTGTCGTGGCCGCGGACATGAAGAACGGTGGCATTCTCGGGGTGGCGAATGCGGTCCAGGAGGCCGCTGCAGCTATCGGATGGACGGTGACGGTTCTTGATAGCGCCGGATCGATCGAAGGGCGTACTGCCGCGTTCAGCCAGGCGCTGACCTTGAAGCCGGATGGGATCATCATCGCAGGCTTTGACGCCGTCGAGCAGAAGCCCTCGATGGAGCAGGCAAAGAAAGACAATATCCCGATGGTCTCCTGGCATGCCGCCCCGGCGGTCGGCCCGGTGCCTGACGTCGGCGTCTTCGCCAACGTCACGACCGACGCGATGGAAGTCTCAAAATCTGCCGCGGACTACGCCTATGTCGACGCGGGCGGCAAGCCCGGCGTGATCATCTTCACCGACTCCACCTACTCGATCGCAATTGCCAAGGCCGATCGCATGAAGGAGGAGATCGAGAAGCTGGGTGGAACGGTTCTCGAATACGTCGACACGCCGATCGCCGAGACATCCCAGCGTATGCCGCAGCTGACGACGACGCTTCTCCAGAAGTACGGTCAGAAATGGACGCACTCGCTCGCAATCAACGACATCTACTTCGACTTCATGGGACCGTCGCTGTCCGCGGCCGGGATTGCCGGTGACGGCGCTCCGAAGAGCGTTGCCGCCGGCGATGGCTCCGAAGGCGCCTATCAGCGAATTCGGGCGAAGCAGTATCAGGCAGTGACCGTCGCTGAGCCGCTGAGCCTCCAGGGCTGGCAGTTGGTCGACGAACTCAACCGTGCTTTCGCTGGGGAGAAGTGGTCGGGTTATGTATCGCCGTTGCATGTGGTAACCGCAAGCAATGTCGAGTTCGACGGTGGTCCGAAGAATACGTTCGATCCTGATAACGGCTATCGCGACGCCTACAAGAAAATCTGGGGCAAATAG
- a CDS encoding SMP-30/gluconolactonase/LRE family protein encodes MTFFEAVDPIFNTFVLGNAPLKEIASGFDWVEGPVWFGDLNCLVFSDIPNNRMHRWIPEVGTSVFRSPSNFANGNTRDRQGRLITCEHGGRRVTRTEMDGSITVIADSYQGRRLNSPNDVIVASDGAIWFSDPHYGISMDYEGEKAEQELPCNVYRVDPSGRIEAVLTDFNCPNGLAFSPDEKRLYVADTGRIFTEDPRHIRVFDVGPDGQLTGGGVFHSITPGAADGMRVDSDGNLWSSAGDGVHCLAPDGRLLGKILVPQTVSNVCFGGRHKHVLFITASTSIYSIALNRRG; translated from the coding sequence GTGACATTCTTTGAGGCTGTTGATCCCATCTTCAACACGTTCGTGCTCGGCAACGCGCCATTGAAAGAGATTGCATCGGGGTTCGATTGGGTCGAGGGGCCTGTTTGGTTTGGCGATCTGAATTGCCTTGTCTTCTCGGACATTCCCAACAACCGCATGCACCGTTGGATTCCCGAGGTGGGGACGAGCGTATTTCGCTCTCCCTCCAATTTCGCGAACGGCAATACGCGAGATCGGCAAGGTCGCCTCATCACGTGCGAGCACGGCGGCCGGCGTGTCACGCGGACCGAGATGGATGGATCGATAACGGTCATCGCCGACAGCTATCAGGGCAGACGCCTGAACTCGCCGAACGATGTCATCGTGGCATCCGACGGAGCCATCTGGTTTTCCGATCCCCATTATGGGATCTCCATGGACTACGAAGGCGAGAAGGCTGAGCAGGAGCTACCCTGCAACGTCTATCGCGTAGATCCCAGCGGGCGAATAGAGGCCGTGCTGACGGACTTCAACTGCCCGAATGGTCTCGCGTTCAGCCCCGACGAGAAGCGGCTTTATGTGGCGGATACCGGAAGGATCTTCACAGAAGATCCGCGTCATATCCGTGTCTTCGATGTGGGACCGGATGGACAGCTGACGGGAGGAGGCGTGTTCCACTCGATCACGCCGGGCGCTGCGGACGGGATGCGCGTCGACAGTGACGGCAATCTCTGGTCTTCGGCAGGCGATGGGGTTCACTGCCTTGCGCCTGACGGCCGCCTGCTCGGAAAGATTCTCGTGCCGCAGACCGTTTCAAACGTCTGCTTCGGCGGCCGGCATAAACACGTGCTGTTCATTACAGCATCGACCAGTATCTACTCGATCGCACTCAATCGACGGGGTTGA